From a region of the Desulfovibrio sp. JC010 genome:
- the prmC gene encoding peptide chain release factor N(5)-glutamine methyltransferase, with amino-acid sequence MHDLTLKEILSKATARLNEAGVDSPALSAQLFAEQVFGLSRVQLITEMHRVVDSEKLAEFEMLIKRRASGEPAAYILGVKEFYGLEFKVGPGVLIPRPETEEIVEKVEQLFGAHEEFVFADFGTGSGILAVTVAKLFPKARGIAVDLSPAALNIAQENARLHGVAKRVQFVRADFNESLLADAKFDLILANPPYLCEAELDEISYEVAEFEPVSALVSGPSGDEDIKGSAPRIGSALKKGGTVFMEIGYLQGQVAYDIFDSCAAFSGCVEVQKDLSGHDRIVVAKKR; translated from the coding sequence ATGCACGATCTTACACTCAAAGAAATTTTATCCAAAGCCACAGCTCGGCTAAATGAAGCTGGCGTGGATTCCCCGGCCTTGTCTGCGCAGCTATTTGCGGAGCAGGTTTTCGGGTTAAGCCGGGTGCAGCTGATTACCGAGATGCACCGCGTTGTGGATTCAGAGAAGTTGGCTGAGTTCGAAATGCTGATTAAACGCAGAGCTTCCGGCGAACCTGCGGCTTATATTCTGGGTGTGAAGGAATTTTACGGCCTTGAATTCAAGGTTGGGCCGGGGGTGTTGATCCCCCGTCCTGAGACTGAGGAGATAGTTGAGAAGGTTGAGCAGCTTTTTGGTGCGCATGAAGAGTTTGTTTTTGCTGATTTCGGTACCGGATCGGGGATTCTGGCGGTGACAGTGGCGAAGTTGTTTCCCAAGGCACGCGGGATTGCGGTTGATCTGAGTCCGGCTGCTCTTAATATTGCACAGGAGAATGCGCGGTTGCACGGTGTTGCTAAGCGGGTGCAGTTTGTGCGTGCTGATTTTAATGAATCTCTGCTGGCTGACGCAAAGTTTGACCTGATTTTGGCTAATCCGCCTTATCTTTGTGAAGCGGAACTGGATGAAATCAGCTATGAGGTGGCGGAATTTGAACCTGTGTCTGCGCTGGTCAGCGGTCCGTCCGGGGACGAGGATATCAAAGGCAGTGCACCGCGTATCGGATCGGCTTTGAAAAAGGGCGGCACTGTGTTTATGGAGATCGGTTATCTTCAGGGACAGGTCGCCTATGATATTTTTGACAGCTGTGCTGCATTTTCGGGTTGTGTGGAGGTGCAAAAAGACCTCTCCGGGCACGACCGTATTGTTGTGGCAAAAAAGAGATAG
- the prfA gene encoding peptide chain release factor 1 has product MFAKLEEIERSFMDLEQELADPEVYNNQDRYRKVTMAHAELGDVVEAFREYKQLSADLEDNKEMAKDSDPEIREMAEMEIAEIKDRLPKLEEELKLLLLPKDPMDGKNIILEIRGGTGGEEAALFAADLFRMYSRFADANGWKVEVMSSNPTGTGGFKEIIAAISGSRIYSKMKYESGTHRVQRVPATETQGRIHTSAATVAIMPEAEEVDVQVRNEDLRIDVFRASGPGGQSVNTTDSAIRITHLPTGLVVICQDEKSQHKNKAKAMKVLCSRLLQAEQDKQHAEMAEQRRAQVGSGDRSERIRTYNFPQGRVTDHRINLTLYKLDSVIEGDMNELVDSLISHYQSEALKQQAQDG; this is encoded by the coding sequence ATGTTTGCCAAGTTGGAAGAGATTGAACGTTCTTTCATGGATCTGGAGCAGGAGCTTGCAGACCCGGAAGTTTATAATAATCAGGATCGCTACCGTAAAGTAACCATGGCCCACGCTGAACTCGGCGATGTTGTGGAAGCTTTCCGCGAATACAAGCAGCTTTCCGCCGACCTTGAAGACAACAAGGAAATGGCCAAGGATTCCGACCCGGAAATCCGCGAAATGGCTGAGATGGAAATTGCCGAGATCAAGGATCGTCTGCCCAAGCTGGAAGAAGAACTCAAGCTTCTCCTGCTGCCTAAAGACCCCATGGACGGCAAGAACATTATCCTTGAAATCCGCGGCGGTACCGGCGGGGAAGAAGCAGCCCTTTTTGCCGCCGATCTTTTCCGCATGTATTCCCGTTTTGCAGATGCCAACGGCTGGAAAGTTGAGGTCATGAGTTCCAACCCCACCGGAACTGGCGGATTCAAGGAAATTATCGCCGCCATCAGCGGCAGCCGCATCTACTCCAAGATGAAATACGAGTCCGGTACCCATCGTGTTCAGCGTGTGCCCGCCACTGAAACACAGGGCCGTATCCACACTTCCGCAGCCACCGTGGCCATCATGCCCGAAGCAGAGGAAGTGGACGTACAGGTGCGCAACGAAGATCTGCGTATCGACGTGTTCCGTGCATCCGGTCCCGGCGGTCAGTCCGTTAACACTACTGACTCCGCTATCCGCATAACCCACCTTCCCACCGGGCTGGTTGTTATCTGTCAGGACGAAAAGTCCCAGCACAAGAACAAGGCCAAGGCCATGAAGGTTCTCTGTTCCCGCCTGTTGCAGGCCGAGCAGGACAAACAGCATGCGGAAATGGCTGAACAGCGTCGCGCACAGGTCGGTTCCGGTGACCGTTCCGAACGTATCCGTACCTACAACTTTCCGCAGGGCAGGGTGACCGATCACCGCATCAACCTGACCCTCTACAAACTCGATTCCGTAATCGAAGGGGACATGAACGAGCTGGTCGATTCGCTCATCAGCCACTACCAGTCCGAAGCTTTGAAGCAACAGGCTCAGGACGGCTAG